Within Conexibacter woesei DSM 14684, the genomic segment TACGTGATGGTGTCTCTGACGGTCTCGCCGGTTCTGAGTCTGTCGAGGGCGCCGCTCGGGTCGTAGCTGAGCGAGCCGTCGGCGTTGACTCTGAGCTGGGCGCCCGCGGTCGTTCTGAACGCGGTGCCGACGTTGCCGGCGCTGCCGTCGACCTCCGCCACGGTGAGCGTGTCGCCGTCGGCGTCTCTGTCGTTGGCGAGCAGGCCGCTGGCGGCGTTGACGCTCAACGGCGTGTCCTCGTCGGTTCTGTAGGCGTCGTCGGCGGCGTTCGGGGCGTCGTTGACGCCGGTGATCGTGAACTCGATCGTCGCGGTGTCGTTGCCGCCTCTGCCATCGCTGACTCTGTACGTGACGGTGTCTCTGAGCGTGTCGCCGGCTCTGAGTCTGTCGAGGGCGCCGCTCGGGTCGTAGCTGAGCGAGCCGTCCGCGTTGACTCTGAGCTGCGCGCCGGCGGTCGTTCTGAACGCGATGCCGACGTTCGCGGCGCTGCCGTCGACCTCGGCGACCGTCAAGGTGTCGCCTCTGTCGGGATCTCTGTCGTTGGCGAGCAGGCCGCTGGCGGCGTTGACGCTCAACAGCGTGTCCTCGTCGGTTCTGTACGCGTCGTCGGCGGCGACGGGCGGGTCGTTGGCGCCGGTGATCGTGATGACGATCGTGGCGGTGTCGTTGCCGCCTCTGCCGTCGGAGACTCTGTACGTGACGCTGTCTCTGGCCTCGTCGCCTGCGCCGAGCCCGTCGAACTGGCCGTCGGGGTCGTAGGAGAGCGAGCCGTCGGTGTTGACTCTCAGCTGCCCGCCGGCGGTCGTTCTGAACGTCGTGCCGACGTTGCCGGCGCTGCCGTCGACCTCCGCCACGGTGAGCGTGTCGCTCTCGGCGTCTCTGTCGTTGGCGAGCACGCCGCTGGCGGCGTTGACGCTCAGCGGGGTGTCCTGACCGGTCGTGTAGGCGTCGTCGGCGGCGTTCGGGGCGTCGTTGACGCCGGTGATCGTGAGCTCGATCGTGGCGGTGTCGGTGCCGCCTCTGCCGTCGGAGACTCTGTATGTGACGGTGTCTCTGAGCGTGTCGCCGGTTCTGAGTCTGTCGAGGGCGCCGCTCGGGTCGTAGCTGAGCGAGCCGTCGGCGTTGACTCTGAGCTGGGCGCCCGCGGTCGTTCTGAACGCGGTGCCGACGTTCGCGGCGCTGCCGTCGACCTCGGCGACCGTGAGCGTCTCGCTCTCGGCGTCTCTGTCGTTGGCGAGCACGCCGGTCGCGGCGTTGACGCTCAGCGGGGTGTCCTCGTCGGTCGCGTACGCGTCGTCGGCCGCGACGGGCGGATCGTTGACGCCGGTGACGGTGAAGTCGACGGTGGCGGTGTCGTTGCCGCCTCTGCCGTCGGAGGCTCTGTACGTGATGGTGTCTCTGACGGTCTCGCCGGTTCTGAGTCTGTCGAGGGCGCCGCTCGGGTCGTAGCTGAGCGAGCCGTCGGCGTTGACTCTGAGCTGGGCGCCCGCGGTCGTTCTGAACGCGGTGCCGACGTTGCCGGCGCTGCCGTCGACCTCGACCACGGTGAGCGTGTCGCCGTCGAGGTCTCTGTCGTTGGCGAGCACGCCGGTCGCGGCGTTGACGCTCAACGGCGTGTCCTCGTCGGTGCTGTACGCGTCGTTGGTCGCGTCCGGCACGTCGTTGACGGGTCTCACCGTCACGTCGCGCGAGACGGGCGCGCTGGCGGCCGCGTTCGTGTCGGTCGCGACGACCGTCACGGTGCGGGTCGCCGGCGACGGCGCGTCGCTTCTGTTGAGGTACGCGAGCGTGTGCAGCGTCGTCTCGTACTCGGCGACGGTCGCTCTGCCGCTCAGCGTCAGCACGCCGCTGGGCGCGTCGTATCTGGCGGTGATCGAACCGGCCGGGGTCGCCGACAGCACGTCCTCGGCGGCGGCGTGGCCTCTCGTGATCGTCGCGGTCGCGCCGGAGAGGTTCGCCGAGTCGACGTCTCTCACGGTCAGCGCCGGATCGATCGGCGTCGCCGGGTCGTTCTCGGTGTAGGCGACGTCGCCACCGGCGATCGTGACGACCGGCGGGTCGTTGACGGCGGTGACGTCGAGCGTGCGGGTCGCGGGTGCGCTCGTGAGCGCGCCGTCGGTCGCGTCGAAGGCGATCGTGCGCGGGCCGCCCGTCGGGTCGGGGCTGGAGTTGTCGTACGTGATCGAGCGGAGCGCCGCCTGGTAGTCGGCGACGGTCGCTCTGCCTCTCAGCGTCAGCACGCCGGTCGCGGCGTCCCATCTGCCGGTGATCGCGGCGGTGTCTCTGAAGGCGAGCAGGTCCTGGCCTCTGGCGTAGCCGGCGCCGATGCGTGCGGTCGCGCCGGTGAGGTTCGGGGAGTCGACGTCTCTGACCGTCAGCGCCGGGTCGACCGCGACCGGCGGGTCGCCTTCGGCGTACGCGGTCGTGCCTGCGGCGGTCGTCACGATCGGCGCGTCGTTGATCGGTCTGACGTCGATCGAGATCGTGCCGGTGCCGGACGTGAAGAACGCGATTCTGACGACGAACTGGAACGAGTCCGGGCCGGTGTAGTCGGGGTCGGGTGTGTAGACGCGGTTGGGGCCCGTGCCGCTGAGTCTGCCGTGCGCCGGCTGTCTCGTGACGGTGAACGTGCCGAGCAGCGCCTGGATCGGGTTGCGCGCGAGGTCGATCGCGACCGCTCTGTCCTCGTCGGTCGTGACGCTTCTGTCCTGCGCGACGGGGAACTCGAACAGCCCCTGCGTGTCGGGCGACGGCGCGGGGGAGGTGTTCGGCGGCGCCGGTCTGCGGCCGAAGTTGAGGTACTGCTGGGGGTGGACGCCGAACGGCCGCAGCGCGGCCGCGGCGGTCCCGCGCTCGTAGCCCTCGGCGACGAGCCGGCCGAGGAACTGGGGCGCGCTGGCGGCCGCCGCGTTGGCGCGGTCGACCGCCGCGGTGTCGGCCAGCAGCGTCTCGATGCCGGACAGCAGCCTGCTCGTGAAGGCGAGCTGCGACGGCGTCGCGCTGCACAGTCTCGCGGCACCCGGGATGCACGCGTACGTCGGCTCGTCGTGCTCGCTCGCGGTGATCAGCAGCTGCAGGTTCGGCTCGCCTCTCAGCGCGTCGATCAGACCGCCGGCGTACGGCGCGTCGACGACCAGCTGCCAGTCGACGCCCGGGTGGGCGCGCAGCAGCGCGCGCAGCTGGCTGACACGCAGGTCCTGCTGCTCCAGACGGCCGCTCGCGTGCGCGGAGGCGCCGAGGCTGATCGTCGTCTCGCCGCCGCGGACGCCGCCGCCGGCGATGAACAGCAGCACGCTGCGGCAGCCGTGGCGTCTCGCCAGGCGTGAGGCGAAATCGGTCGGGGAGAGGCCGGCGCGCGTCGAGTAGCGCGCGGCGACGAAGCCGGAGTTGCGCTTCTCCAGCCCGGCCAGCAGCCCGCCGAAGGCAGCGCGGGTGCGGTCGACGCTGGCGTAGTCGTAGGCGTTGTCGAGCATGTCGGCGACGGTCACGGCGCAGGCGTCCTGCGCGGCGAGCGCGGTCGCCGCGCGGTCGGCGCCGGCGGCTCTCGCGCCGACGGCGCGGGCCGCGGATCTGCGGCCGGTCGCTCTGCCGCCGGTTCTCGGCAGGCGCGCGAAAGCACGCAGCGTGGGGTTGCGGTACGCGGCGGCACTGCGCATGAAGCGCGGGAGGCGGCCGTTCGCGAGCGGCGGCCAGCTCAGCACGCGGCTGAGCTCGACGTCGCCGCTGCGCTCGCCCACGAGCGCGACGCGCCCGGGGTGCTCGAACAGCTGGAACGGACCGCGATCCTCGTAGTAGAGCCAGGCGGGCTCGCTGCCGACGCGCAGCACGACGGGCGCTCTCGTGATCGTCGCGCCGGCTCTGCTGAGGCGGTCGCGGCGGGCGGGCGTGTCGGTCGCGGCCGCGTTCGCGGCGGTGCGCGCGGCGCCGGCCTCGGCGATCGCGGTGCCGGGGGCGAGCGGTCTGCCCGCACGGAAGACGATGACGGGAGCCGAGCCGTCGGCGGACCCGAGTGCGCTCAAGGCGGCGCGGTCGGCCGCGGCGCGCGTGATCGCGCTCGCTGGGGCGGCGCCGAGCGCCGCCATCAGGGCGGCGATCAGCAGGATCGCCATGGTCAAGACCGCCGCGCGCGTCGAAGACGCCTCGCTGGTGCGGTGAGCTGCTCGCGAAAAGCCGGACACGGTCACGCCAGTTCCCTCCATGCAATGCGTGGCTCCGCCACGTCCGCAGTCTGTGATGGTCCCTCGTGCACCCCTGCCCCTGCTCGATGCACTCCCGGTTGGCACGTCGGCACGAAAACGAGAGCAATACCAGCTCTCAGCGCATCAATGCGCAGTTTCCAGGAACCATTGAACCGCCTTTGCACAAAGTCTTCAACATCTATACGGTGAAATGGCACCTGGCCGGGACCAAACGGGAGGCGAGAAGCGCACATGTCGGAGCCCTTCATCGGCGAGATTCGCCAGATGTCGTTCAACTTCAACCCGCGTGGTTGGGCGCTCTGCAACGGGCAGCTGCTGCCGATCGCCCAGAACCAGGCGCTGTTCTCGATCCTCGGGACGACCTACGGCGGCGACGGCAGGGTCAACTTCGCGCTGCCCGACCTGCGCGGCCGCGTGCCGGTGCACACCGGCAGCGTCCACTCGCTCGGAGAGCGATCCGGGACCGAGGGGATCCAGCTCCAGCCGAACGAGATCCCGCCGCACCAGCACGGGCTGATGGCCTCGACCACCGGCGGCGACAACGTGATCCCGTCGATACTGGCGACCGCCGGCAACACCTACAACAGACCGGCGAACCTGATCCAGATCGGCGCGAGCGCCCCGAACGGCCCGAGCATCGGGCCGGCCGGCTCAGCGCCGCACCAGAACATGATGCCGTACCTCGTCATCACGTTCTGCATCGCGCTCGTCGGCATCTTCCCGTCCCGGAACTGAACCCGTCCGCACGAAGCGAGAGGAACTTCGATGTCTCAACCATTCGTCGGAGAGATCCGCATGTTCGGCGGCAACTTCGCGCCGGCCGGGTGGATGTTCTGCGAGGGCCAGACGCTCCCGATCTCCGAGTACGACGTGCTCTTCAACCTGATCGGCACGACCTACGGCGGCGACGGGCAGGAGACGTTCAGCCTGCCGAACGTCGGCGGCCGCGTCGCGCTCCACCAGGGCACCGGGCCGGGCACCAGTCCGCGGATAATCGGCGAGACGGGCGGCGTGCCCGAGGTCACGCTGACGTCCGGCCAGCTCGGCAGCCACACGCATGCGCTGATGGGCAGCACCGACGCGGGCAGCACACCGAACCCGGGCGGCGCCGTGCTCGCGACGGGGTCGACGATCCAGGTCTACCGGCAGACCAACCCCGGGGCGAGAATGGCCGCCAACGCCATCACGTCGGTTGGGGGCAGCCAGCCGCACGAGAATCGCCAGCCGTACCTGCCGATCCGGTTCATCATCTCGCTCTTCGGGATCTACCCGACTCAGGGCTGAAAGGACGCTGCCGTGACCGATCCCTTCGTCGCGGAGATCCGCATCTTCGCCGGCAACTTCGCGCCGAAAGGCTGGGCGCTGTGCAATGGCCAGCTGATGCCGATCTCGCAGAACACAGCCCTCTTCTCACTGCTCGGGACGATGTACGGCGGCGACGGCAAGTCGACGTTCGCGCTGCCCGACCTGCAGGACCGGGCGCCGCTGCACGCGACCAACGAGGGCGACTACTACCAGGGGGCCCCGGGCGGCACCGACACGGTCCAGCTGCTGCTGAGCGAGATCGCGCTGCACAACCACACGCTCAACGCCGCCGCCGCCGACGCCGCGAACCTGACGCAGCCGGCGCCCAACCGCGTGCTCGCACGCTCCTCCGGCGGCAGCGCGTACCAGAGAGACACGACCGCCAACCTGACGCCGATGGCGCAGGAGGCGGTCGGATTCGGCGGCAGCGGCCTGCCGCACAGCAACATGCAGCCGTATCTCGTGCTGACGTTCATCATCGCGCTGCAAGGGATCTTCCCCCCACGGGGATGAGACCTGGTCCGTAGAACTCCGCGACCGTCCGCGAGAGCCTCCTGCTCGCGCGGGCGGCGCGGCGCGAGTGACGACGAGGACGGCGCGCAGCTGTCCGGCGGCGAGCGCCTCGCGGAGCTGCCTGGCGAGCTGACGGCGCGGTCGCGCTAGCCTTTCGCGCTGGTTCCCGCCGGACCGATGCCCCAGTGCGCTTGAGGAGGTGCTGCTGTGGGGCACGGCGTCCGACCGGACCATGACCTCCCGCTCTCTCGCACCCACGAGCCGCGCTGCGGACGGCGCCACGAGCCGCGCTGCCGACCGCGCCACGAGCCGCGCTGCCGCGATCGACGGCGCGCGCGGCCTCGCTGCGCTCTCCGTGCTGGCGTTCCACGCCTGGCTCTACACCCGTGTGGACGTCTCGGCCGGCGCGCGCGAGACGGCGCTCGACTACGCGATGCACGAGCTGCGGCTCGGGCTCGTGCTGTTCTTCGTGCTGTCGGGCTTCCTGCTGTGGCGGCCGTTCGCCGCCGCCGCCCGCGGAGGCCGGCCGCGCCCCGGCACGCGCGAGTACCTCGTCCGCCGCGGCGCGCGCGTGCTGCCGGCTTACTACCTCGCGCTCGTCGGCTCGATCGTGCTGCTGTGGGGGGCCGCGGAGACGCCCGGCGTCCGGCTGCCCGACGCCGAGCTGCTGCCGCTGTTCCTCGTCTTCGGCCAGAACTTCAACGTCGGCTCGGTGATGAAGCTCGACCCGCCGATGTGGACGCTCGCGGTCGAGGTGACGTTCTACCTGCTGCTCCCGCTCGTCGCCGTGCTCGCGCTGCGGCTGCCGCGCGCCCGCGTCGTCCAGGCGCTGGTGCCGCTCGGCCTGCTCGCGTTCGGAGTCTGGTGGAACCACCGGATCGCGGGCGGCGGCTCGATCGTCGCGGGCAAGCTGCTGCCCGCGATGCTGCCGTACTTCGCGCTCGGCATGCTGACGGCGCTCGCGCTCGACGGCCGCCGGCCGCTGCGTCGCGCCGCCGCGTACGCGCTGCTCGCGGCGGGGCTGCTGCTCGTGCTCGGCGACGCGCTCTGGCAGGCCGACGGCGTCGCCTCCAGATCGACCTCGTACGCCTACCGGATCTGGCGCGACCTGCCGGCGGCGGCCGGCTTCGCGCTCGTCGTCGCCGTCGCGGCGGGCAGCGCCGGCGCCGGGACCGCGCTGCTGCGGCTGCGCCCGCTCGTCGCGTTCGGGACGATCTCCTACGGCGTCTACCTGTGGCACGTGCCACTGCTGCTCGTCGCCCGCCACCTCGGCCTGCTGCCGCTGCACACCTTCCCGGCGTTCGTGCTCGTGCTCGCGCTGACGGTCCCGGTCGCCGCCGCCAGCTGGCGCTGGGTCGAACGGCCGGCGATCGACCGCGCGCGCGACGTCACCCGCCGCTGGCGCGGCCCGGCCGACAGCGCGGCGCGGCGCGGCGCCGGGCGCGGCGAGCCGAGCGCCGCGCAGCGGTGATTCAATCCGGCCGGATGGCGGACGAGCCACTTGACGAAGCGCGCCTGCGGCGGCTGATCGCGGTCGGCCGGTCGCTCGTGCAGCAGCTCGACCTGGAGGCGCTGCTGGCGCAGATCGTCGCCGTCGCGCGCGAGGTCACGGGCGCCCGCTACGCGGCGATCGGCGTGCTCGACGAGGCGCGCGCCGAGCTGGAGCGCTTCCTCACGCGCGGGATCGACGAAGCCACCCGCGACCTGATCGGCGACCCGCCGCGCGGGCACGGGATCCTCGGCGTGCTGATCAGAGACCCGCGTCCGGTGCGGCTCGCCGATCTCGGCGACGATCCGCGCTCGTACGGCTTCCCGCCGCACCACCCGCCGATGCACAGCTTCCTCGGCGTCCCGATCGTCGTGCGCGGCCGCGCCTGGGGCAATCTCTACCTGACCGACAAGGAGGGCGGCGAGTTCGCCGCCGCCGACGAGGAGGCGGCGGTGATCCTCGCCGACTGGGCTGCGGTCGCGATCGACAACGCCGGCCGCTTCGAGCGGCAGCGGCTGCGCGACACGATGGCGGCGGCCGAGCAGGAGCGCCGCCGCTGGGCGCGCGAGCTGCACGACGAGACGCTGCAGGGGCTCGGCGGGCTGCAGGTGCTGCTGTCCTCGGCGCTGCGCCGCAGCAGCGAGCCGTCGCAGGTGGAGGGCGCCGTGCGTGCCGCGGTCGAGGAGATCGGGACCGAGATCGAGAAGCTGCGCACGCTGATCACCGAGCTGCGCCCGGCGGCGCTCGACGAGCTCGGCCTCGAGCCGGCGCTGGAGAGCCTGGCCGGCCGCGTCGCGGCGGTCGAGGGGATCGTCGTCACGAGCGAGGTCGTGCTCGCCGACGGCGAGCGGCGCCGTCTCCCGCCCGACCTCGAGACGGCCGTCTACCGGCTCGTCCAGGAGGCGCTGACCAACGCGGTCAAGCACGCGCGCGCCGAGCGGGTCGACGTGCGCGTGACCGAGCGGGACGGCTGCGTCGAGCTGACGGTGCGCGACGACGGCGCCGGCTTCGACGTCGGGGCGCCGCGCGCCGGCTTCGGCCTGCTGGGGATGGAGGAGCGCGTCGCGCTGGCGGGCGGCACGCTCGCGGTGCAGAGCAGACCGGGCGCGGGCACGACGATCCGCGCGACGCTCAGCGGCGCTACGCCGCGACCCTGACGAGCACCGGCTCGCCGGCGAACACGCACGCGAGCACGCCGACGCTCGCCGCGAGCGCATCCGTGTCGCGCGCGGCGCTGCCATGCAGGCCGTGCACGAGGCGCGTCAGCGTCAGCAGGCCGGGGCTCGCGATCGCGCCCTCTTCGAGGCTGCCGATGTAGTTCTTGTGCATGCCGGTCGCGTCGGCGAGCGCCGCGCGCGTCAGCTCGCGACGGCGTCGCAGCAGCCGCAGTGCGCGTCCGAGCGCCGGCGCTCCCGGCTCGGATGCTCCGGGCACGCGCTCCGCCGCCGGGACCCCGCCGCGCCGGACGGCGGTACGGCCGGCGGGCGCCGGGCGGACGAAGCTCTCGGCCAGCACGGAGACGCTGACGTCGAGTGCGCGCGCGAGCCGGGTCGCGGTCGCCAGGCCGGGGTTCGCGACGGTGCCGCGCTCGAGCGCGCCGAGGTAGTTGCGGTGGAGGCCGTCGCGCGCCGCGAGCTCGCGCTGCGTTATGCCGGCGCGGGTCCGCAGCTGGCGCAGCATGGCGCCCATCGCTTCGGCCCCGCCGAGGTCATCGGGAGCCGTCGTTGGGGTGAGGAGCGTGAGTGTGGGCATCCTGGCGCATGCTCGCTCGCGCCTGCGCCGGCTTCTAGTCCCGGTCCGAATGTTCTACG encodes:
- a CDS encoding phage tail protein produces the protein MTDPFVAEIRIFAGNFAPKGWALCNGQLMPISQNTALFSLLGTMYGGDGKSTFALPDLQDRAPLHATNEGDYYQGAPGGTDTVQLLLSEIALHNHTLNAAAADAANLTQPAPNRVLARSSGGSAYQRDTTANLTPMAQEAVGFGGSGLPHSNMQPYLVLTFIIALQGIFPPRG
- a CDS encoding phage tail protein → MSEPFIGEIRQMSFNFNPRGWALCNGQLLPIAQNQALFSILGTTYGGDGRVNFALPDLRGRVPVHTGSVHSLGERSGTEGIQLQPNEIPPHQHGLMASTTGGDNVIPSILATAGNTYNRPANLIQIGASAPNGPSIGPAGSAPHQNMMPYLVITFCIALVGIFPSRN
- a CDS encoding Ig-like domain-containing protein, producing MAILLIAALMAALGAAPASAITRAAADRAALSALGSADGSAPVIVFRAGRPLAPGTAIAEAGAARTAANAAATDTPARRDRLSRAGATITRAPVVLRVGSEPAWLYYEDRGPFQLFEHPGRVALVGERSGDVELSRVLSWPPLANGRLPRFMRSAAAYRNPTLRAFARLPRTGGRATGRRSAARAVGARAAGADRAATALAAQDACAVTVADMLDNAYDYASVDRTRAAFGGLLAGLEKRNSGFVAARYSTRAGLSPTDFASRLARRHGCRSVLLFIAGGGVRGGETTISLGASAHASGRLEQQDLRVSQLRALLRAHPGVDWQLVVDAPYAGGLIDALRGEPNLQLLITASEHDEPTYACIPGAARLCSATPSQLAFTSRLLSGIETLLADTAAVDRANAAAASAPQFLGRLVAEGYERGTAAAALRPFGVHPQQYLNFGRRPAPPNTSPAPSPDTQGLFEFPVAQDRSVTTDEDRAVAIDLARNPIQALLGTFTVTRQPAHGRLSGTGPNRVYTPDPDYTGPDSFQFVVRIAFFTSGTGTISIDVRPINDAPIVTTAAGTTAYAEGDPPVAVDPALTVRDVDSPNLTGATARIGAGYARGQDLLAFRDTAAITGRWDAATGVLTLRGRATVADYQAALRSITYDNSSPDPTGGPRTIAFDATDGALTSAPATRTLDVTAVNDPPVVTIAGGDVAYTENDPATPIDPALTVRDVDSANLSGATATITRGHAAAEDVLSATPAGSITARYDAPSGVLTLSGRATVAEYETTLHTLAYLNRSDAPSPATRTVTVVATDTNAAASAPVSRDVTVRPVNDVPDATNDAYSTDEDTPLSVNAATGVLANDRDLDGDTLTVVEVDGSAGNVGTAFRTTAGAQLRVNADGSLSYDPSGALDRLRTGETVRDTITYRASDGRGGNDTATVDFTVTGVNDPPVAADDAYATDEDTPLSVNAATGVLANDRDAESETLTVAEVDGSAANVGTAFRTTAGAQLRVNADGSLSYDPSGALDRLRTGDTLRDTVTYRVSDGRGGTDTATIELTITGVNDAPNAADDAYTTGQDTPLSVNAASGVLANDRDAESDTLTVAEVDGSAGNVGTTFRTTAGGQLRVNTDGSLSYDPDGQFDGLGAGDEARDSVTYRVSDGRGGNDTATIVITITGANDPPVAADDAYRTDEDTLLSVNAASGLLANDRDPDRGDTLTVAEVDGSAANVGIAFRTTAGAQLRVNADGSLSYDPSGALDRLRAGDTLRDTVTYRVSDGRGGNDTATIEFTITGVNDAPNAADDAYRTDEDTPLSVNAASGLLANDRDADGDTLTVAEVDGSAGNVGTAFRTTAGAQLRVNADGSLSYDPSGALDRLRTGETVRDTITYRASDGRGGNDTATIEFTITGVNDPPVATDDSYRTDEDTPLTVNAASGVLANDRDAEGDTLTVDEVDGSAGNVGATFAASSGALVTVNADGSLRYDPNGQFNNLRAGDTVRDTVTYRVSDGRGGTDIATIAFTLSGVNDPPVAGDNSYTTDEDTALTRNAATGVLPNDSDPDRGDVLTVDQVDGSAGNVGTTFRTTAGAQLRLNADGSFSYNPAGAFDSLRPGDQVRDNVTYRVTDGSANDTATIEFTITGVNDAPNAVDDSYDGVGNTTLVVSDPVPAGEAAKQLTGSVSTNDRDPDNLPASLSVRAERVSSTLGGSATIDSDGSFTYTPPTGVTSATDTFDYRITDGSATDVGTISVRLADQVWYVDNTEAAGGTGRSSDAFDTLAEATAASGTGDTIYVHRGDTTTNGMNAGAVLDTNERLLGEATDLVVRGDQLFDGTAARRPSIGNAAGAGVTLATGSRVEGLAIRAAGGAAIAGGAGTAGSAIADVRLTGSAGGLALSGTSGTFDVSDTTISTTGGTGLAASGAGTLNLTSAGTITVSSSGGRGVDVANTALSGTLDDVAVTGSAAGGVSLQTTTGSIAFGGVSVSASGGTGFLADRVARLSLPAAATANVSNSGGTAVAIRNSSSPDATFDTVSATGAGATGIDVSGNSTGGTTTFSGTTTVSSTTATGVRLDANGAHSVAFTGGSLGITSTSGRGLDATGSGTVTVQGVGNTIGSTTGTPLRVQNVAIGAADVTFQSIAANGAANGIVLDTTGGAGGLTVTGTGTANSGGTIQNIRGADGSSQGVGVYLNATTDVSLTAMHLANNDGHAIRGTTVNGFSLARSAIDGTNGTNVSNDEGAVSLQELTGTSSITRSAISGGVEDNVDIGSSRGTSNLTLDGNDLGSNGVAQGGNSLYIEARGTAVQRTTVNDSDFRASREDLFQQIVTDTARSDLTVSANRFVNAHTNKVTGGAGVLLNTNGSGAGADLVYRIQNNRVSGTLSHAIMVQKGTGIAAARGRIENNQVGLTGVVDSGSREGSGIVVEARGQGSQIARITGNTVRRFSEDGIKTVSGEDGIADNGTVNVDLTVTGNTVAEPGPITGAGFRAEVADSAAVVNECIDLQGNTLTGSGVLGSDIRVFHDFDNSTFRLPGYAGGSHNQAAVIAYFAGRNTASTTFASVPAAGAGYVNAGAGCAQPPA
- a CDS encoding acyltransferase family protein; this encodes MTSRSLAPTSRAADGATSRAADRATSRAAAIDGARGLAALSVLAFHAWLYTRVDVSAGARETALDYAMHELRLGLVLFFVLSGFLLWRPFAAAARGGRPRPGTREYLVRRGARVLPAYYLALVGSIVLLWGAAETPGVRLPDAELLPLFLVFGQNFNVGSVMKLDPPMWTLAVEVTFYLLLPLVAVLALRLPRARVVQALVPLGLLAFGVWWNHRIAGGGSIVAGKLLPAMLPYFALGMLTALALDGRRPLRRAAAYALLAAGLLLVLGDALWQADGVASRSTSYAYRIWRDLPAAAGFALVVAVAAGSAGAGTALLRLRPLVAFGTISYGVYLWHVPLLLVARHLGLLPLHTFPAFVLVLALTVPVAAASWRWVERPAIDRARDVTRRWRGPADSAARRGAGRGEPSAAQR
- a CDS encoding GAF domain-containing sensor histidine kinase, whose amino-acid sequence is MADEPLDEARLRRLIAVGRSLVQQLDLEALLAQIVAVAREVTGARYAAIGVLDEARAELERFLTRGIDEATRDLIGDPPRGHGILGVLIRDPRPVRLADLGDDPRSYGFPPHHPPMHSFLGVPIVVRGRAWGNLYLTDKEGGEFAAADEEAAVILADWAAVAIDNAGRFERQRLRDTMAAAEQERRRWARELHDETLQGLGGLQVLLSSALRRSSEPSQVEGAVRAAVEEIGTEIEKLRTLITELRPAALDELGLEPALESLAGRVAAVEGIVVTSEVVLADGERRRLPPDLETAVYRLVQEALTNAVKHARAERVDVRVTERDGCVELTVRDDGAGFDVGAPRAGFGLLGMEERVALAGGTLAVQSRPGAGTTIRATLSGATPRP
- a CDS encoding phage tail protein, with the protein product MSQPFVGEIRMFGGNFAPAGWMFCEGQTLPISEYDVLFNLIGTTYGGDGQETFSLPNVGGRVALHQGTGPGTSPRIIGETGGVPEVTLTSGQLGSHTHALMGSTDAGSTPNPGGAVLATGSTIQVYRQTNPGARMAANAITSVGGSQPHENRQPYLPIRFIISLFGIYPTQG
- a CDS encoding helix-turn-helix transcriptional regulator, with the protein product MGAMLRQLRTRAGITQRELAARDGLHRNYLGALERGTVANPGLATATRLARALDVSVSVLAESFVRPAPAGRTAVRRGGVPAAERVPGASEPGAPALGRALRLLRRRRELTRAALADATGMHKNYIGSLEEGAIASPGLLTLTRLVHGLHGSAARDTDALAASVGVLACVFAGEPVLVRVAA